A single genomic interval of Dromiciops gliroides isolate mDroGli1 chromosome 1, mDroGli1.pri, whole genome shotgun sequence harbors:
- the LOC122736703 gene encoding ADP-ribosylation factor 4-like → MGVKKQMRILMVGLDAAGKTTILYKLKLGEIVTTIPTIGFNVETVEYKNICFTVWDVGGQDKIRPLWRHYFQNTQQRSRENSRRCRRAAETVLLLFANKQDLPNAMAISEMTDKLGLQSLRSRTWYVQATCATQGTGLYEGLDWLSNELSKR, encoded by the coding sequence ATGGGCGTCAAGAAGCAGATGCGCATCCTGATGGTTGGTTTGGATGCTGCTGGAAAGACAACTATTTTGTACAAACTGAAGTTAGGGGAGATAGTCACCACCATTCCAACTATTGGTTTTAATGTGGAAACagtagaatataaaaatatttgtttcacaGTATGGGATGTTGGTGGTCAAGATAAAATTAGACCTCTTTGGAGGCATTACTTCCAAAACACACAGCAACGATCGCGAGAGAATTCAAGAAGGTGCCGAAGAGCTGCAGAAACTGTGCTGCTGCTCTTTGCAAACAAGCAGGATCTACCAAACGCCATGGCGATCAGTGAAATGACAGATAAACTAGGCCTGCAGTCCCTTCGCAGCAGAACCTGGTATGTTCAAGCTACCTGTGCTACACAAGGAACCGGTCTGTACGAAGGTCTTGACTGGCTCTCAAATGAGCTCTCGAAGCGTTAA